The following coding sequences lie in one Musa acuminata AAA Group cultivar baxijiao chromosome BXJ3-1, Cavendish_Baxijiao_AAA, whole genome shotgun sequence genomic window:
- the LOC135629592 gene encoding bifunctional protein FolD 2-like translates to MATIIDGKAIAQTIRNEIADEVRSLSQNYNKVPGLAVVIVGTRKDSLSYVSMKRKACSEVGIRSFDIDLPEQISEAEVIAKVHELNDNPDVHGILVQLPLPKHINEENVLSEISIEKDVDGFHPLNIGKLAMKGREPLFQPCTPKGCLELLTRSGISLKGKRAVVVGRSNIVGLPVSLLLLKADATVTIVHSRTLNSESIIREADIVIAAAGQAKMIKGDWIKPGAAVIDVGTNAIDDPSRKSGYRLVGDVDFEEASKVAGCLTPVPGGVGPMTVAMLLRNTLDGAKRKIVQ, encoded by the exons ATGGCGACGATTATTGACGGCAAGGCCATCGCCCAAACAATCCGGAACGAGATCGCCGACGAAGTCCGATCCCTCTCCCAAAATTACAACAAA GTGCCGGGGCTGGCGGTGGTGATCGTGGGCACGCGGAAGGACTCACTGAGCTACGTGAGCATGAAGCGGAAGGCCTGCTCCGAGGTGGGCATCCGGTCATTCGACATCGACCTCCCCGAGCAGATCTCCGAGGCGGAAGTCATCGCTAAGGTTCATGAGTTGAACGACAACCCAGATGTCCATG GGATTCTTGTTCAACTTCCCTTGCCAAAACACATAAATGAAGAGAACGTACTGAGTGAAATCAGTATTGAGAAAGATGTTGATGGATTTCATCCTCTAAATATTGGAAAGCTTGCAATGAAAGGTAGAGAGCCATTGTTTCAGCCCTGCACTCCAAAG GGATGTCTTGAACTTCTAACTCGCAGTGGAATCAGCTTAAAAGGAAAAAGAGCAGTTGTAGTTGGTCGGAGCAACATTGTCGGGTTACCTGTTTCCCTTCTTCTTCTGAAAGCAGATGCAACTGTAACCATTGTTCACTCCCGCACTCTTAATTCTGAAAGCATTATTCGTGAAGCGGACATAGTCATCGCTGCTGCTGGACAAGCGAAGATG ATCAAGGGAGACTGGATTAAGCCTGGTGCTGCAGTTATTGATGTCGGGACCAATGCCATCGATGATCCAAGCAGGAAATCAGGTTACAGGCTTGTTGGGGATGTAGATTTCGAAGAAGCAAGCAAGGTGGCCGGGTGTCTGACTCCGGTTCCTGGTGGCGTTGGCCCCATGACTGTTGCGATGTTGCTTAGGAACACATTGGACGGCGCTAAACGTAAAATCGTGCAGTAA